TTGACGTGCGTGACCTCCACGTCGCTCGGCAGGCTGTCGCCGTCCACCGCGTAGCCGTGGTTCTGCGCCGTGATGTGCACCCGGCCCGTGACCCTGTCCTTCACCGGGTGGTTCCCGCCCCTGTGGCCGAACTTCAGCTTGAACGTGCGCCCTCCGTAGGCGTGGCCCAGCACCTGGTGCCCCAGGCAGATGCCGAAGATGGGCGCGCGCCCCATCAGCTTCTTCGTCGTTGCGACAAGGTATTCCAGCAGCGCGGGGTCGCCTGGCCCCGGCGAGATGACGATGCCGTCCGGCTTCGTCGCCAGCACCTCGTCGGCGGAGGCGGTGCACGGCACGGCGACGACGTTGCAGCCCTTCGCCTTCAGGATGCGCAGGATGTTGTACTTGACGCCCAGGTCCAGCACCGCGACGCGGTATTTGGCCGAAGGGTCCTCCGGCGGCCAGACGTACGACTTGGACACGCTAACCTCGCGCACAAAGTCGAGCGTGCCGTAGCTCGGCTGGCGGCGCAGGTGCTCCAATGCCGCCTCCGGCGACATCTCGCTGGTCAGGACGCCCATCATGACGCCCTTGGAGCGCAGGCGGCGCGTGATGGCGCGGGTGTCCAGGCCCGCGACGCCGGGCACGCCCTGCGACGCAAGGTAGTCGTGCAGCGTGGACTGGCTGCCCCAGTGACTCGGCTCGTCGCACGCCTCGCGCACCACGAAGCCGCGCACCTGGATGCGCCGCGACTCCACGTCCTGCTGGTTGATGCCATAGTTCCCTATCATGGGGTAGGTAGGCACGACGATCTGCCCCGCGTACGAGGGGTCGGTGAGCATCTCCTGATAGCCGATCATGCTGGTGTTGAAGACGACCTCGCCGACGGCGGTCGTCGGCGCGCCGATGGCGTCGCCTTCGAAGACGGCGCCGTCCTCCAGCGCCAGGATGGCTTTAGGAGGCATGCGACTTCACCCCCTGGCTCCCTCTCCTGACCAGGAGAAGGGGAAGGATGAGAGACTGGGGGACACTCCTTCGACTGCGCTCAGGACAGGCCCCAGACCCCCGGCGTCCTTCCGATACCGGAAGGACTGCACCCGCTTAGCCAAGTTTGACCCCCTCGTCGGCGTAGGCGACGGCGCCGCCCACCAAGGTCAGCTTCACCCTGCCGCGCAGCGTGCAGCCGCGCAGGGGCGTGTTCCTGCCACGGGAGGCGAAGCGCTCCACCTCCACCGTCCACTCCTCGTCCGGATGGAAGACCACCGCGTCCGCCGGGCCGCCCTTCCGCAGGCTGCCGAGGCCGCTGGCCTCGCGGCCCAGCGCGCGCGCCGGCCCCACGGTCAGCCGCGCGATGAGCGTGCGCATGTCCAGCGTCCCCGCGTGCACCAGCGACAGCAGGCTGCCCAGCGCCGTCTCGAAGACGCTGATGCCGAAGGGCGCGGCGTCGTACTCGGCGAGCTTGTCCACGTGCAGGTGCGGCGCGTGGTCGGTGGCGATGGCGTCAATGACGCCTTCGCGCAGTCCCGCGACCAGCGCATCCACGTCGCGGCGCGAGCGCAGGGGCGGGTTGACCTTCGTGGACGTGTCGTACACCAGCTCGCTGGCGGGGAAGCGGCACGCCATGGGCCGATAGCCCAGCACCCACTCGTCGGTCATTGTCAGATGGTGGGGCGTGGCCTCCGCCGATACGCGAATGCCCTTCTCCTTGGCCCAGCGGACAAGCTCCACCGTCCCCGCCGTGCTGGCGTGGGCGATGTGCAGACGCCCGCCCGTCAGCTCCGCCAGGAGGATGTCCCGCGCCACCATGATGTCCTCCGCCGCGTCGGGCGCGCCCCGCAGGCCCAGGCGCGTGGCCACCCAGCCCTCGCTCATCACCGCGCCGTCCGCCAGCGACGACTCCTCGCAATGCTCGATGACGGGCACGCCGAAGCTCTTCGCGTAGGACAGGGCGCTCCGCATTAGCGCCGCGCTCGCCACCGGGGCACCGTCGTCGCTGTAGCCCACCACGCCCGCTTCGGCAAGCTCACCCAGAGGCGCCAGCTCCTTGCCCTTGCGGCCCAGGCTGATGCAGCCGATGGGCAGCACCCGCACGGCGCCCTGCTCCGCCGCGCGCCGCCGCACGAACTCCACGGTGGCCCGCGTGTCCAGCGGCGGCTGCGTGTTCGGCATGCAGCAAATGGTGGTGAAGCCACCGCGGGCCGCGGCCTGCGTGCCCGTGGCGATGGTCTCCTGCTCCTCGAAGCCCGGCTCGCGCAGGTGCGCGTGCATGTCCACGAAGCCAGGCGCGACGACAAGCCCCTGCCCACGCAGCGTCAGGCAGCCCGGCGGCGGCTCCAGCGGCTTCCCCACACCCACGCGCAGCGCCGCCACCTTGCCCTCGGCGAAGAGCGCGTCGCCGACGCCGTCAATGCCCTGCGCAGGGTCAACGATGCGGGCCTGCCAAACCAGGACGGGCCGTACCTCTTCGGTCTTCATGCTAGGCCTCCCGCGTGCACAGCAGGTAGAGGACCGCCATGCGGACGGCCACGCCGTTCGTCACCTGCTCCTGGATGACCGACTGGGCGCCGTGGGCCACGTCCGGGCTGATCTCCACCCCTTCGTTCATGGGGCCCGGGTGCAGCACCAGCGCGCCGGGCTTGGCCCGCTTCATCCGCTCCACCGTCACCTGGTAACGGCGGGCGTACTCGGTCACGCTGGGCAGAAGTCCCCCTTTTGTCCGCTCGTGCTGGATGCGCAGGGCCATCACCACGTCCGCGCCGTCCAGCGCACGGTCTATATCCGTCTCCACGGTCACGGGCGGCAGCGTAGGCCCCACGAAGCCCTCCACACCGGCGGGAGGCGGAAAGCCCGCGGGCAGCAGAGGCGGCGGGCCGCACAGCACCACGCTTGCGCCCATGGCCGACAGGCCCCATAGGTTTGAGCGCGCCACGCGGCTGTACAGGATGTCGCCCACAATCACCACCTTCAGTCCCTCAATGTGTCCCAACTTCTCGCGGATGGTGTACAGGTCAAGCAGCGCCTGGGTGGGATGCGCGTGGGCGCCGTCTCCGGCGTTGACCACGCTGCACGCCAGGTGCTGCGCCAGCAGGTACGGCGCGCCCGCACTGGAGTGGCGGATGACAATCACGTCGGCACGGACCGCCTGCAACGTGCGGCCCGTGTCCACCAGGGACTCGCCCTTTACCACGCTGGAGGTAGACGTCGTCACGTTGATGACGTCGGCGCCCAGTATCTTGCCCGCCTGCTCAAAGGAGACGCGGGTGCGCGTGCTCGGCTCGTAAAAGAGCGTCAGCACCGTCTTGCCCCGCAGGGTGGGCACCTTCTTGATCTGCCGATTGAGGATTTCCTTCATCCCGTCGGTGGTGCGGAAGACTGCCTCTATCTCCTCGCGGCTGAAGTCGTCCAGGTCGAGGATATGGCGACGGGGCAGGACCGCCCGCGGCTCCTTCTGCGGAAGGACTGCGCGCATGGCCTTACTCCTCCGAACGAGTCAACACGACCTCGTCCTTCCCATCCACTTCCTTGAGCCGTACCTGTATGTCCTCCGTCCGGGAGGAGGGAACGTTCTTGCCCACGTAGTCGGGCCGGACGGGAAGCTCGCGGTGGCCCCGGTCCACCAGCACGGCGAGCTGCACGCTCTGGGGACGGCCCAGGTCCATCACCGCGTCCATTGCCGCGCGGATGCTCCGGCCCGTAAAGAGGACGTCGTCCACGAGGATGACGCGCTTGTCGGCGAGGTCCACGGGAACGTCCGTGCCGCGCACGACCGGCTGGGGCCGGGCCGAGAGGTCGTCTCTGTAAAGGGTGATGTCCAGCGCGCCCACCGGCACGGCGGCGCCCTCGAACTCACGGATGCGCTCGGCGAGGCGGCGGGCCAGGGGGACGCCGCGCGTGAGCAGGCCGACGAAGACCAGGCCCTCCACGCCGTGGTTGCGCTCCACCACCTCGTGCGCAATGCGGGTGAGGACGCGGCGGATGTCGTCCGCCGTCAGGAGGACCTTCTCGGCGGGCATTAAAAAGCCCCCTGCCAAAGAATCTGGCAAAAGGCGCAGCCAGTCCGAAGAGCGGACGTACAGGTTGTGGGGATAGCGGCGTGTGCCACCGCGAGCCTCCTTGCCAGCCTCACAGGGCTGATTTAAAGGCGACCGCGCTACGAAAAGCCGGACGCTATCCGTGTGCGGTTGTCGCGCTCCAGTATAGCAGCGGCGCGGCGGGAGGGCAAGGGCTTGTGCTCGTCCACTACACACCTGTTACGCCAGGCCGTTCTGCTCAGTTAAGAACCTGTCCAACAACCCTCACCCCCTGCGTCCCCCGCTCCCTTAGCAAGGGAGCGGGGGAGAGAAGTGAAGCTGGGGGGGGGGGGGGGGGGGACAGGCCCCCTGGCAGAGAGGGCGTTGTCCTCTCTGCACTCTCCTCAGGCGCACGGCTACTGGATAGGCTCTAAGACCACGGCGAAGGCCTTGCATATCACGCCCAGCTTGTCGCGTATCCGCTCAGTCGCGCCGATGCTCTCCGTGCGGTACAATGGCGGCCAGCGAGACCTCAGTCGCGAAACCTCCGTTTGGAGGCGTGCGCGCAACTGAGAAGTGGTGCATTGTGCATTCGTCCGCGCGCCGCACTCGTTGAGACAAGCTGAAAATCCCGGCTCCCTACGGAGGTGATATGGCCTGGGACTCCGCGTTCGAATCCGCTCTTGCCGCCCGCTCCATCGCCATCGTCGGGGCGGGCCGGCCCGATCCGGCAAAGGCGGCCCGCTGGAGCGGCGGCACGGTCTTCATTCGCGCCCTCCAGCAGGCGGGCTATGAGGGCGTCATTTACCCCATCAACCCCAGCGCCGACGAAATCCTTGGCTTGAAGTGCTATCCCAACCTGCGTTCCCTGCCTGGCCCCGTGGACCTGGTCATCGTGGCGGTGCCCGCTCCCTTCGCGCCGCAGGTGCTCGAGGAGTGCGGCGCCACGGGCATGCGCAATGTGCACCTGTTCACGGCGGGGTTCGAGGAGACGGGTGAAGAGGAGGGCCGACGGCTGGGCGAACAGGTGCGGCAAATCATCCGCAAACACGGGCTGCGCGTGGTGGGGCCCAACGGGATGGGCCTCGCTTGCATCCCGCGCGCGCACATGGCGGTCTGGGGAGACGCCGACCTCCGCCCCGGCGACGCCTCGTTCGTCTCCCAGAGCGGCGGGCACGCGAACGGATTCGCTCACTTCGCGCCCACCATCGGCGTCTGCATCAGCAAGGTCTTCAGCTATGGCAACGCCTACGGGTTCAACGAGTGCGATTTTCTGGAGTACCTGGCCCGCGACCCCGATACGAAGACCGTCGGCTTCTATTTGGAAGGCGTCCGGGATGGCCGCCGGTTCCTTCGCCTGGTGCGAGAGGTAAATCCCGTGAAGCCCGTCGTGGTGTTCAAGGGCGGCCTCACGGACGCGGGCGCCCAGATGGCGGCGTCCCACACCGGCTCGCTGGCGGGCCAGCGTCGGATATGGGACGCATTCTTCAGGCAAACGGGCGCCATCCAGGTCGAGTCCACGGAAGAGGCGGCTGAGGTCATGGCGTGCCTCCTGCGCCTGCCGCATCCGCGGGGGCGACGCGTCGTCGTGGTCGGCGGAGGCGGCGGCAACAACGTGGCGGCGGCGGACATCCTGGTCGGCGTCGGCCTGGAAGTGCCTCGGGTCAGCCCGGAGACGCACGCGTTCCTGCGCAGCTACACGTCGCCGGCGGGGAGCATCCTCCGAAATCCGCTGGACATGGGAGGCGTCTTCCAGAACATGGACACTCTGGAGAAGACCCTCAAGGCGGTGGTCGCCGACCCCGTCTTCGACATGGTGGTATTCGCCATGAATCTGGGCTGGTTTCGGGACCTCCCCCAGAACACCGGCGACCTGGTGGCCGAGACGCTTGCGCGCCTTATCGCGTCCAATCAGGTGGGGAAGCCCCTGGTGGCGGTGCTGGTGGACAACGGACGCCTGAACGAAGTGGAGCCGCAGCGCCAGCGCCTACGGGCGTTCTTCGCCGACAAGCAAATCCCGGTCTTTTCGTCGCTGGACAGAGCAGCTCGGTCGCTGGCCCGCTACGTGGGCTACTACGAGCACCAGCGTTCGCTCCAGACCGCGGACTCGTGAATCCGTCTGAGGACGTCAGCCACAGCGCAACGGCTGGGCAGGCCGCGTAACTGAACCTGAACGTGTCCAAACGCGAGTCGTCGCATGGAGGTGTGACCATGGCCGAGCCGGTGCTTCTGTACGAGAAGAAAGCCAACGGGCGCATCGTGGTCATGACGCTGAACCGTCCCGACCGCATGAACGCGCTCAACATGGAGCTGGCCGCCAGAGTCGTGGAGGGCTTCAAGACGTTCGCGGCGGACGACGACGCGTGGGTGGCGATTGTCACTGGCACGGGCGACAAGGCCTTCTGCTCCGGGGCCGACCTGAAGGAGCGCGCGGAGGCGGAGAAGGAGGGCGGGCAGCTTCCCCCGCGTCCCATGGTATCGCCGCTCTGCGAACGCTACAACCTCTGGAAGCCCACCATCGCCGCCATCAATGGGTTCGCCCTCGCGGGAGGGTGGCGGCTGGCGCAGCAATGCGACATCCGCATCGCCGCCGAGCACGCCGAAATGGGCATCTCGGAAACGCGCTGGAACCTCGCGGCGGACTGGGTCCACGACCTCACGCGTCAGATGCTGATGGGCCACGCCCTTGAGGTTGCCCTGTGGGGGGACGAGCGCATCACGGCGCGCAGGGCCTACGAGATGGGCTGGGTGAACCGGGTCGTGCCCAGGGAGAAGCTGATGGCCGAGGCCATGAGATGGGCGGAGCGCATGCTGGCCCTCGGGCCTCGCTCGGTGCGGAACCTGAAGGAGATACTCTACCGCGGGTACTACATGACCCCGCTCGAAGGCTACTCGTTCGCGACGGCGCTGGAGCAGAACCTTGCCGGTATGGAGGACACGCGCGAGGGGCCGCGGGCCTTCGTCGAGCGTCGCCATCCGAACTTCAAGAACCGCTAACGGGGTTGATTTAGAGGCGGCCACACTACGAAGAGCCGGGCGCTATCCGTCTTACTTATGGACACGGCAAACCACAAAGGGGGCGTCCCTTCGTCGCTCCGGCTTTCGCCGGAGCCCAGAGACACAAGCTCGCCCGCAACGGGCGCCACTGGATTCCGGCCTGCGCCGGAATGACGGTGGTGTACCAGCGGGCTTCTTGCAGCATTTCTTGCAATACTCACGGGACGGACGGGAATGAACGCTCGCACTAAGACGCGATTGCCCTGCCCACTAACACGCTTGGCCGCCACCCTATAATATCTAGGAACAATGGCTTTCCAAATTGTTACGATTTTCAGTCAAGGTCTAACTCCCTGCAAAGGTCCTTGAAGTGTATGATCATCCTCCGAATTTCGCGAGGGTTTGTATCGTTAAGCTGTTTAAGCTGTACTTCGATATCTGTTGCCCACTCTCGTGTTGGGCCAACATTGAAGAATTGAAGTCGCGGGTTTCTTCCGGCAGTTGAAGTCACTTTGTTATCCCGATGCTCTGAAAGCCGCGCTCTGAGATCTCGCGTTTGCCCGACGTAAAACTCGCCCCCGTCAAGTTTGAGCACGTAAATGTAGAACTCGTTTGCTTCCGAGTCACCCGCTTCCCAGGCAGGAGAATGCTCAATTTCGTAACGCTGAGGCGCCCGAGTAGTTTGTTGAGGCAACTTTCTTGTGACTTGTCCCCCGTGGTAGCATTCGAGGCATAACTCGTAATTGGCGTCTTTGTACCGTCCACATCTTGGGCATTGATTAAGGAATCCGTCTTATAAAGCCGCGAAGTGGTCATAACAGAGAAAGTGTCCCGGCCTAATTGGCTGGCGACAATCCCAGTACTTGCACCTGTTAATCACGCCTACACCTCCGGCGAAGCCCCCGCGTGAACCGCCGTTCATTATAATCCATCCGACCGTGCTATACTTCCCTCGCTTGGGGCCTGCGGCGGGACAGCCGCGGCGGTAAGAGGCGAGCGCCATGATGAGCGATGAGCACGAAGAGATAGGGCCGGAAGGCATCCGTCTGACGAACACCTTCGAGGCCGTCAACGAGATGATGTACAAGACCGGCATGACGGACGGCCTGCCCATCGTCCCGCCGACGCCGGAGCGGCTGGAGCGCTTCCTCAAGGAGACCAGCCGCAAGTCCGCCGACGTCGTCGCCGCCATCCCCCCGAAGAACGGGATGGCCACGGTGGAGAAGATCGCCATCAACGCCGTCATGGCGGGGTGCCCCGCCCGGACCCTGCCCGTGGTCATCGCAGCGGTGGCGGCCATGAGCCAGGAGCCGTTCAACCTCCTGGGTATTCAGACCACCACCGGCACCGCCTCCGTGGGCCTCATCCTGAACGGCCCCCACGCTATGGGAATGGGCTTCAGCGGCGGCGCGGGCGCCCTGGGCGCGTGGAACCGGGCCAACGCCAGCGTGGGCCGGGCAATCCACCTCATCCTGCTGAACATCGGCGGGGCCACGCCCGCGGACATTGACATGGCGACGCTGGGCTGGCCGGGCAAGTTCACCTTCTGCTTCGCCGAGAACGAGATGAAAAGCCCGTGGTCGCCGCTACACGTCGAGCGCGGGTTCCATCGGGACGAGAGCACGGTCACGGTCGTCGGCGCCGCGGGCATCGTCGAGATGGTGGACACCGTCAGCAATTCGGCGGAGAGCATTCTGACGACGATGGCCAACTCTATGTCCATCGCCGGCACCACGGGCGTGGAGTGCATCCTGGGCGGCGGCGAGCCGCTGCTCATCGTGACGCCGGAGCACGCCCACCTGCTGGCCCGCGACGGCTTCAACAAGGCCGAGGTGAAGCGCTTCCTCTACGAGCACGCCCGATTGCCCCTATCTCGCCTGGGCAAAGACAGCCGCGCGCGGGTGAAGGCCCTGCGGGAGCGCCTGGGCGTGGCGGACCTGGACGCGGACCTGCGGGTGGCGCACCGCGCGGAGGACATCATGCTCGTGGTGGTGGGCGGCATTGGCTTCAAGTCGGCGTACGTGCCCACCTGGCCCGGCGGAACGACGAGCGTGACGGTGCGGGTGGAGAAGTAGTTTATATCTGGGGGACACCCCCAGACCCCCGTTTTTCCTTCGGCTTCTCCACCACGCTCCGGTCAATGCTCGCGATGGTCGGCCTGCCGCAGAAGGCCATCGCAAGGTCAAGCTCCGTGCGCAGTATCTCCAGCACCTGCCGCGCGCCGGCCTCTCCGTCCACGGCCAGGCCCCAGAAGATGGGCTGGCCGGTGAACACCGCCCGCGCGCCGAGCGCCAGCGCCTTCAGCACGTCACTCCCGCGCCGGATGCCGCTGTCCAGATAGACCTCCGCCTTGCCGCCGACGGCCTGCACGACCTCCGGCAGCACCTCGATGGTGGCCGACTGGCAGTCGAGCTGCCGCCCGCCGTGGTTAGAGACGATGACGCCGCTCACGCCGTGCTCCACGCACAGCTTCGCGTCCTCCGCCGTCATGATGCCCTTCAGCAGGACGGGGAGCTTCGTCATCGAGCGCAGCCAGTCAATGTCGGCCCATGTGGCGACGGTGACGGGCGGCGCCGACCACTGGCCGGACTGCGCGGTGCTCTGGGATGACGAAGATCGCCTCCATGATGACGGTGCTGTCGAGAGGGTCAAGCCTTTCGGAAGGCTGGCGAAGTTCGCGCGCTCGATTCCGGGAGGGCTGATGAACTTGTTGCGGACGTCGCGCTCCTTCGGAGAGTGGAGGGGGACGTCCACGGTGACGATGACGGCGGTGTAGCCCGCCGCCTCCGCGCGCCTGATCAGGAACTCGCTTATCTCTCGTCCGTTGAAGTAGAGCTGGAACCACAGAGGCCCCGTGGCGACCTTCGCCACGTCTTCGATGCTGTACGTTGAGCCGGTGGCGAGGGCCATCAGCGTCCCCGCGGCGCCCGCCGCCTTCGCCGACGCCAGCTCGCCGTCCAGGTGCGCCATCTTGTGGACGCCCATCGGCGCGACCATGACGGGAAAGCTGAGCTTCTGGCCCAGGACCGTGACGGACAGGTCGCGCTTCGTGATGTCCACCGGACGCCGTGGCCGCAGCGGGATGCGCTGGAAGGCCTCTTTGTTCAGGCGGAGCGTGACCTCGTCCTGCGCGCCGCCCGCGATGAAGTCCCAGATGCCCTGCGGCAACGCCCGCCTCGCCTTTGCTTCAAAGTCGGATAGGCTGATGAGGTCGGACTGCATGGTCGTCTCCTATCGCGTAGTATGCGCTGGCGCGCCCATTATACAGGGTGCGGCCTCAGCTATTTTAGCGTCATCGTTGACGTCCGCGATCGATCTCCCGCTGGAGCCAAAGGCCGAGGGCGGTCGTGTCGCCCTTCCAAGTAGCCAGTAACTCGGCAGCGGGGCCGCCTGTCTTGGAGTCTTCAAGGGGGCCGGCAGCACGGAGAATCGGGCCGTTCCCAT
This portion of the Dehalococcoidia bacterium genome encodes:
- the carA gene encoding glutamine-hydrolyzing carbamoyl-phosphate synthase small subunit; the encoded protein is MPPKAILALEDGAVFEGDAIGAPTTAVGEVVFNTSMIGYQEMLTDPSYAGQIVVPTYPMIGNYGINQQDVESRRIQVRGFVVREACDEPSHWGSQSTLHDYLASQGVPGVAGLDTRAITRRLRSKGVMMGVLTSEMSPEAALEHLRRQPSYGTLDFVREVSVSKSYVWPPEDPSAKYRVAVLDLGVKYNILRILKAKGCNVVAVPCTASADEVLATKPDGIVISPGPGDPALLEYLVATTKKLMGRAPIFGICLGHQVLGHAYGGRTFKLKFGHRGGNHPVKDRVTGRVHITAQNHGYAVDGDSLPSDVEVTHVNLNDGTVEGMRHKGLPIMSIQYHSEASPGPMDNVYMFDRFLEMVEAHKK
- a CDS encoding dihydroorotase; this translates as MKTEEVRPVLVWQARIVDPAQGIDGVGDALFAEGKVAALRVGVGKPLEPPPGCLTLRGQGLVVAPGFVDMHAHLREPGFEEQETIATGTQAAARGGFTTICCMPNTQPPLDTRATVEFVRRRAAEQGAVRVLPIGCISLGRKGKELAPLGELAEAGVVGYSDDGAPVASAALMRSALSYAKSFGVPVIEHCEESSLADGAVMSEGWVATRLGLRGAPDAAEDIMVARDILLAELTGGRLHIAHASTAGTVELVRWAKEKGIRVSAEATPHHLTMTDEWVLGYRPMACRFPASELVYDTSTKVNPPLRSRRDVDALVAGLREGVIDAIATDHAPHLHVDKLAEYDAAPFGISVFETALGSLLSLVHAGTLDMRTLIARLTVGPARALGREASGLGSLRKGGPADAVVFHPDEEWTVEVERFASRGRNTPLRGCTLRGRVKLTLVGGAVAYADEGVKLG
- a CDS encoding aspartate carbamoyltransferase catalytic subunit, coding for MRAVLPQKEPRAVLPRRHILDLDDFSREEIEAVFRTTDGMKEILNRQIKKVPTLRGKTVLTLFYEPSTRTRVSFEQAGKILGADVINVTTSTSSVVKGESLVDTGRTLQAVRADVIVIRHSSAGAPYLLAQHLACSVVNAGDGAHAHPTQALLDLYTIREKLGHIEGLKVVIVGDILYSRVARSNLWGLSAMGASVVLCGPPPLLPAGFPPPAGVEGFVGPTLPPVTVETDIDRALDGADVVMALRIQHERTKGGLLPSVTEYARRYQVTVERMKRAKPGALVLHPGPMNEGVEISPDVAHGAQSVIQEQVTNGVAVRMAVLYLLCTREA
- the pyrR gene encoding bifunctional pyr operon transcriptional regulator/uracil phosphoribosyltransferase PyrR; amino-acid sequence: MPAEKVLLTADDIRRVLTRIAHEVVERNHGVEGLVFVGLLTRGVPLARRLAERIREFEGAAVPVGALDITLYRDDLSARPQPVVRGTDVPVDLADKRVILVDDVLFTGRSIRAAMDAVMDLGRPQSVQLAVLVDRGHRELPVRPDYVGKNVPSSRTEDIQVRLKEVDGKDEVVLTRSEE
- a CDS encoding CoA-binding protein; this encodes MAWDSAFESALAARSIAIVGAGRPDPAKAARWSGGTVFIRALQQAGYEGVIYPINPSADEILGLKCYPNLRSLPGPVDLVIVAVPAPFAPQVLEECGATGMRNVHLFTAGFEETGEEEGRRLGEQVRQIIRKHGLRVVGPNGMGLACIPRAHMAVWGDADLRPGDASFVSQSGGHANGFAHFAPTIGVCISKVFSYGNAYGFNECDFLEYLARDPDTKTVGFYLEGVRDGRRFLRLVREVNPVKPVVVFKGGLTDAGAQMAASHTGSLAGQRRIWDAFFRQTGAIQVESTEEAAEVMACLLRLPHPRGRRVVVVGGGGGNNVAAADILVGVGLEVPRVSPETHAFLRSYTSPAGSILRNPLDMGGVFQNMDTLEKTLKAVVADPVFDMVVFAMNLGWFRDLPQNTGDLVAETLARLIASNQVGKPLVAVLVDNGRLNEVEPQRQRLRAFFADKQIPVFSSLDRAARSLARYVGYYEHQRSLQTADS
- a CDS encoding enoyl-CoA hydratase-related protein, giving the protein MAEPVLLYEKKANGRIVVMTLNRPDRMNALNMELAARVVEGFKTFAADDDAWVAIVTGTGDKAFCSGADLKERAEAEKEGGQLPPRPMVSPLCERYNLWKPTIAAINGFALAGGWRLAQQCDIRIAAEHAEMGISETRWNLAADWVHDLTRQMLMGHALEVALWGDERITARRAYEMGWVNRVVPREKLMAEAMRWAERMLALGPRSVRNLKEILYRGYYMTPLEGYSFATALEQNLAGMEDTREGPRAFVERRHPNFKNR
- a CDS encoding alpha-hydroxy acid oxidase, whose protein sequence is MQSDLISLSDFEAKARRALPQGIWDFIAGGAQDEVTLRLNKEAFQRIPLRPRRPVDITKRDLSVTVLGQKLSFPVMVAPMGVHKMAHLDGELASAKAAGAAGTLMALATGSTYSIEDVAKVATGPLWFQLYFNGREISEFLIRRAEAAGYTAVIVTVDVPLHSPKERDVRNKFISPPGIERANFASLPKGLTLSTAPSSWRRSSSSQSTAQSGQWSAPPVTVATWADIDWLRSMTKLPVLLKGIMTAEDAKLCVEHGVSGVIVSNHGGRQLDCQSATIEVLPEVVQAVGGKAEVYLDSGIRRGSDVLKALALGARAVFTGQPIFWGLAVDGEAGARQVLEILRTELDLAMAFCGRPTIASIDRSVVEKPKEKRGSGGVPQI